The Syntrophales bacterium region GGTCTCCTATTCCCAGATCTCCGGGCGGTCGGCGGTGCAGATCCGGGCCGCCCTGGGGGGAAAGGTCGACCTCACCGCCGGGACGGACAGACCCGGAATCCCGGCAGCCCCGACGATCACGGGAGAGCAGCGCGCCGCCGAGGCGAAGCTCCTTGCGGAGACGGGGGGCGTCCTGCGGGGCGCCCTGGAAAACGCAAACCTCAGCCGCAGCGCCGTCCTGGAAAGGACCCGCTCGGGATGGAGAATGGTCCTGGACATGGATGTCCTCTTCACGGAGGGGCGGGAGACAATCCGGGAACCGGTGCATCCCTTCCTCCGGGAGGTCGGGAAGGCCGCGGCGAAGGGAAACCTGGCCGTCCGCATCGAGGCATTCGGCTCCGCATCCGGAACCGGCGACGCCTCCACTTCCTGGGCGACGCCCGCCCTGCGGGCCGCAAGCCTGGCCGAGTATCTGGAGAAGGACGGAGTCCGCGTTCCCCTGTCCATCCGGGGGAGCCGGGCGGCGAGGACCGCCGCGGGATCTTCCGCGGATTCCCGGGAAGAGATGGTCGTTGCCCTTGTCCTGCCGGAGGCGGAGAGATGACGGGGACGGGGCGAAGGCAGCCGGAGCGGGATGACTCCGGGAAGCAGGCCAGCTGGATGCTGACGTTCAACGATCTCATGACGCTGCTTCTGACGTTTTTTATCCTGCTCCTGGCGTTCTCGACGCTGCAGCCCCAGAAGGCGTCGCAGGCGGCCGCGTCGGCCGTGACGGCCCTCGGGGCGGAGCGGATGGGCGGAAACGCCCTGGAATGGTTCGTCCGGCCCTATGTGGACCGCGAGATCGAGGCACAAAAATCCCGGAAAGGGGCCACCCGTCCCGGCGACATCGTGCGGGAGCGGCAGGCCGTGGTCGCGTCGGCCCTGGCGGCGCTCCCGGGGGCACGGCTCGATGCCGCAGCCGGGGGATTCACCGTGCACCTGCCCTCACCCGGCCTGCTCGAGGGGGAATCCCTGAAGCCGGGGCCGGCCCTGAAGGCGGTCCTCGACCGGCTGGCGGCCGTG contains the following coding sequences:
- a CDS encoding flagellar motor protein MotB; this translates as MTGTGRRQPERDDSGKQASWMLTFNDLMTLLLTFFILLLAFSTLQPQKASQAAASAVTALGAERMGGNALEWFVRPYVDREIEAQKSRKGATRPGDIVRERQAVVASALAALPGARLDAAAGGFTVHLPSPGLLEGESLKPGPALKAVLDRLAAVSRSGGARVVVTAGGEIRGPGQSGGERRRQSILRSDAVARYLYEAGGIPMERISIAWAGTPGGETDRRPDPAAGAIRLAVAFPG
- a CDS encoding flagellar motor protein MotB; translation: MSRNGQRQSNPAESPVAVWQASYASLAMILVVFFVMLVSYSQISGRSAVQIRAALGGKVDLTAGTDRPGIPAAPTITGEQRAAEAKLLAETGGVLRGALENANLSRSAVLERTRSGWRMVLDMDVLFTEGRETIREPVHPFLREVGKAAAKGNLAVRIEAFGSASGTGDASTSWATPALRAASLAEYLEKDGVRVPLSIRGSRAARTAAGSSADSREEMVVALVLPEAER